In Cyclopterus lumpus isolate fCycLum1 chromosome 17, fCycLum1.pri, whole genome shotgun sequence, a genomic segment contains:
- the LOC117746077 gene encoding MICOS complex subunit MIC26-like has protein sequence MLKVTGGAMPAAATLLPTPVFAAGPGAGDTDTPAPLLRDELSLYGAPRPEPPHVEPEAGQLEQRVAAVRRLTEPYAGWCRATYDVIKPRVQSAVRCGSDARAYLKDPPKDFYPRAGVICFTGVLGLFLARGSRAKRLVYPAALMTVSASLYYPERAAAVAKCTGDSVYDRAVRSYAALERMVKPRGEAEGGTDSEHRPGGG, from the coding sequence ATGTTGAAGGTGACAGGTGGCGCAATGCCGGCAGCTGCGACTTTATTGCCGACCCCCGTGTTCGCCGCCGGTCCCGGTGCCGGGGACACGGACACCCCGGCCCCTTTGCTCCGGGACGAGCTGAGCCTGTACGGCGCCCCGCGGCCGGAGCCTCCGCACGTGGAGCCCGAAGCCGGTCAGCTGGAGCAGCGAGTCGCCGCCGTCCGGAGGTTGACGGAGCCGTACGCCGGGTGGTGCCGGGCCACCTATGACGTCATTAAACCCAGAGTTCAAAGCGCCGTCAGGTGCGGGAGCGACGCCCGCGCCTACCTGAAGGACCCGCCGAAGGACTTCTACCCGCGGGCGGGGGTCATCTGCTTCACCGGCGTCCTGGGGCTGTTTCTCGCCAGAGGCTCCCGGGCGAAGAGGCTCGTGTACCCGGCGGCCCTGATGACCGTGAGCGCCTCCCTCTACTACCCGGAGCGGGCGGCGGCCGTGGCCAAGTGCACCGGGGACTCCGTGTACGACCGGGCGGTGCGGAGCTACGCCGCCCTGGAGAGGATGGTGAAGCCCCGAGGCGAAGCCGAAGGAGGCACCGACTCAGAGCATAGACCCGGAGGAGGATAA
- the dnaaf6 gene encoding protein PIH1D3 encodes MEGLGVSSVQHLQALSSLLSTQHGDEGDEGDEDCKKGTAHAGLGPGHIGPPPKRDKQASTSREKKNNKDIWSEEEVAEGSQYDDLADPRPQPEYEILLKQSVGTEDLFLGLNRKDPSSMCCEAMLVKIKLPDTEATDVVLDVKEKFLDLRTPKYKLGLHLPHPTHSHGGTARFFPESGALEVTLLFKRPMDEINMP; translated from the exons ATGGAGGGTCTTGGAGTGTCGTCCGTTCAGCACCTGCAGGCTCTCTCTTCCTTGTTATCGACTCAGcatggtgatgaaggtgatgaaggcgaTGAAGACTGCAAA AAGGGGACCGCTCATGCAGGACTGGGTCCCGGACACATCGGCCCTCCCCCCAAAAGAGACAAACAAG cGTCAACATCCcgtgagaagaagaacaacaaagacATATGGAGCGAGGAAGAGGTGGCCGAGGGCTCCCAGTACGACGACCTCGCTGACCCGCGGCCTCAACCGGA GTATGAGATCCTCCTGAAGCAGAGCGTGGGCACAGAGGATCTGTTCCTGGGCTTGAACAGAAAGGACCCGTCCTCCATGTGCTGCGAAGCCATGCTG GTGAAAATCAAACTACCCGACACTGAAGCAACAGATGTGGTCCTGGATGTGAAAGAAAAGTTCCTCGATCTCCGGACGCCAAAATA CAAACTGGGCCTTCACCTCCCGCATCCGACCCACAGCCACGGGGGAACGGCTCGGTTCTTCCCGGAGAGCGGCGCACTGGAGGTGACCCTGCTCTTTAAACGGCCCATGGATGAGATCAACATGCCGTGA
- the eif3f gene encoding eukaryotic translation initiation factor 3 subunit F, with translation MSVYGPVVKIHPVVLASICDSYERRNEGASRVIGTLLGTIDKHSIEVTNCFSVPHNESEDEVAVDMEFAKNMYDLHKRVSPTEVIIGWYATGFDITEHSVLIHEYYSREATNPIHLTMDTALQSGKMSIRAYVSAQMGVPGKTVGVMFTPLTVKYVYYDTERIGVDLLQRTRVLPNRTKGLTSDLSQVGGSAARVQDMLTTMLAYIDDVLSGKVAADNSVGRFLMDLVNKVPTISAEDFENMLNSNINDLLMVTYLSNLTQAQIALNEKLVLL, from the exons ATGTCGGTTTACGGGCCAGTGGTGAAGATTCACCCCGTCGTTCTCGCCTCCATCTGCGACTCTTACGAGCGGAGAAACGAGGGCGCGAGCCGCGTGATCGGGACGCTGCTGG GTACTATTGACAAGCACTCCATCGAGGTGACGAACTGCTTCTCGGTGCCCCACAACGAATCTGAAGATGAG GTTGCCGTGGACATGGAGTTCGCTAAGAACATGTACGACCTCCACAAGAGGGTGTCGCCCACCGAGGTCATCATCGGATG GTACGCCACGGGCTTCGACATCACGGAGCACTCGGTGCTCATTCACGAGTACTACAGCCGCGAGGCCACCAACCCCATTCACCTGACGATGGACACGGCGCTGCAGAGTGGCAAGATGAGCATCCGCGCCTACGTCAG CGCGCAGATGGGCGTGCCAGGAAAGACAGTTGGTGTGATGTTCACCCCACTCACTGTCAAGTATGTCTACTACGACACTGAGAGGATAGGCG TGGACCTTCTGCAGAGGACGCGCGTGCTCCCGAATCGCACCAAGGGGCTGACCTCAGATCTGTCCCAGGTGGGTGGCTCTGCAGCCCGCGTGCAGGACATGCTGACCACCATGCTGGCGTACATCGACGACGTGCTG TCTGGCAAAGTGGCGGCGGACAACAGCGTGGGTCGCTTCCTGATGGACCTGGTCAACAAGGTGCCCACCATCTCAGCCGAGGACTTTGAGAACATGCTCAACTCCAACATCAAT GACCTGTTGATGGTGACCTACCTGTCCAACCTCACCCAGGCACAGATTGCTCTGAATGAGAAGCTGGTGCTGCTCTGA
- the kcnj9 gene encoding G protein-activated inward rectifier potassium channel 3 isoform X2: MALENSVFPVRPDSLSLPVEEKGEGVEVATEASAGVFSLSEDLDPAVATEAALPQPPLAKVKRSFQAKLAEREAQANEPRKKTPGVEKEKERGRFGWGRTRRKRQRYVEKNGRCNVQHGNMRETYRYLTDIFTTLVDLNWRCSLFVFVMAYAVTWLFFGAIWYLIAYCRGDLDHLGDDTWTPCVNNVNGFISAFLFSIETETTIGYGHRVITDQCPVGTMLLLLQAILGSMVNAFMVGCMFVKISQPNKRAETLVFSKHAVISLRDDKLCLMFRVGDLRSSHIVGANMRAKLIKSKQTQEGEFIPLDQTDISVGFETGDDRLFLVSPLVISHEIDSQSPFWDMSQAQLEKEDFEIVVILEGMVEATGMTCQARSSYLAEEVMWGHRFSPMMLLAKGFFDIDYGAFHHTFEVDTPPCSARELSLAAARLDAHLYWSISSRLDEEPTLTNQMAEQPDGGGGGGGGGGGGPTFVVGEMTDIQEQTGLGELNGGVATDLSESEA, translated from the exons ATGGCGCTGGAGAACTCGGTCTTCCCCGTCCGGCCggactctctctcgctccccgtggaggagaagggggaaggGGTGGAGGTGGCCACCGAGGCCTCCGCCGGCGTCTTCAGCCTCTCGGAGGACCTGGACCCCGCCGTCGCCACGGAGGCGGCGCTGCCGCAGCCGCCCTTGGCCAAGGTCAAGAGGTCGTTCCAGGCCAAGCTGGCGGAGCGGGAGGCCCAAGCCAACGAGCCCAGGAAGAAGACCCCGggggtggagaaggagaaggagagggggaggttCGGGTGGG GCCGGACTCGGCGTAAGCGGCAGCGCTACGTGGAGAAGAACGGCCGCTGCAACGTGCAGCACGGCAACATGCGGGAGACCTACCGCTACCTGACCGACATCTTCACCACGCTGGTGGACCTCAACTGGCGCTGCTCGCTCTTCGTCTTCGTCATGGCCTACGCCGTCACGTGGCTCTTCTTCGGGGCCATCTGGTACCTCATCGCCTACTGCCG ggGCGATCTGGACCACCTGGGGGACGACACGTGGACGCCGTGCGTCAACAACGTCAACGGCTTCATCTcggccttcctcttctccatcgaGACCGAGACCACCATCGGCTACGGCCACCGCGTCATCACCGACCAGTGTCCAGTGGGcaccatgctgctgctgctgcaggccaTACTGGGATCAATGGTCAACGCCTTCATG GTCGGCTGCATGTTCGTGAAGATCTCGCAGCCCAACAAGCGGGCGGAGACGCTGGTGTTCTCCAAGCACGCCGTCATCTCCCTGCGGGACGACAAGCTGTGCCTGATGTTCAGGGTGGGCGACCTGCGGAGCTCGCACATCGTCGGGGCCAACATGAGGGCCAAGCTCATCAAGTCCAAACAGACGcaggagg GCGAGTTCATCCCTCTGGACCAGACGGACATCAGCGTGGGCTTCGAGACGGGCGACGATCGCCTCTTCCTGGTCTCGCCGCTGGTGATCTCCCACGAGATCGACTCGCAGTCGCCCTTCTGGGACATGTCGCAGGCCcagctggagaaggaggacTTCGAGATCGTGGTCATCCTGGAGGGCATGGTGGAGGCGACCG gcATGACGTGCCAGGCGAGGAGCTCCTACCTGGCCGAGGAGGTGATGTGGGGTCACAGGTTCAGCCCGATGATGCTGCTGGCGAAGGGCTTCTTCGACATCGACTACGGAGCCTTCCATCACACGTTCGAG GTGGACACGCCCCCCTGCTCGGCTCGAGAGCTCTCATTGGCTGCAGCCAGACTGGACGCTCACCTCTACTGGTCCATCTCCAGCAGGCTGGACGAGGAGCCCACCCTGACCAACCAGATGGCCGAGCAgccagacggaggaggaggaggaggaggaggaggaggaggagggccgaCCTTCGTCGTGGGCGAGATGACGGACATCCAGGAGCAGACGGGACTGGGCGAGCTGAACGGCGGCGTCGCCACCGACCTGTCCGAGTCAGAGGCCTAG
- the kcnj9 gene encoding G protein-activated inward rectifier potassium channel 3 isoform X1 translates to MCSNERRFSQANKWSNQKPPDRDCHREDISDTLIHLTHTHTHTHTHSRTRAMALENSVFPVRPDSLSLPVEEKGEGVEVATEASAGVFSLSEDLDPAVATEAALPQPPLAKVKRSFQAKLAEREAQANEPRKKTPGVEKEKERGRFGWGRTRRKRQRYVEKNGRCNVQHGNMRETYRYLTDIFTTLVDLNWRCSLFVFVMAYAVTWLFFGAIWYLIAYCRGDLDHLGDDTWTPCVNNVNGFISAFLFSIETETTIGYGHRVITDQCPVGTMLLLLQAILGSMVNAFMVGCMFVKISQPNKRAETLVFSKHAVISLRDDKLCLMFRVGDLRSSHIVGANMRAKLIKSKQTQEGEFIPLDQTDISVGFETGDDRLFLVSPLVISHEIDSQSPFWDMSQAQLEKEDFEIVVILEGMVEATGMTCQARSSYLAEEVMWGHRFSPMMLLAKGFFDIDYGAFHHTFEVDTPPCSARELSLAAARLDAHLYWSISSRLDEEPTLTNQMAEQPDGGGGGGGGGGGGPTFVVGEMTDIQEQTGLGELNGGVATDLSESEA, encoded by the exons ATGTGCTCCAACGAACGCC GTTTCAGTCAAGCAAACAAATGGTCCAATCAAAAGCCTCCGGACAGAGACTGCCATAGGGAAGATATCAGTGACACGCTAatacacctgacacacacacacacacacacacacacacactcgcgcacacGGGCCATGGCGCTGGAGAACTCGGTCTTCCCCGTCCGGCCggactctctctcgctccccgtggaggagaagggggaaggGGTGGAGGTGGCCACCGAGGCCTCCGCCGGCGTCTTCAGCCTCTCGGAGGACCTGGACCCCGCCGTCGCCACGGAGGCGGCGCTGCCGCAGCCGCCCTTGGCCAAGGTCAAGAGGTCGTTCCAGGCCAAGCTGGCGGAGCGGGAGGCCCAAGCCAACGAGCCCAGGAAGAAGACCCCGggggtggagaaggagaaggagagggggaggttCGGGTGGG GCCGGACTCGGCGTAAGCGGCAGCGCTACGTGGAGAAGAACGGCCGCTGCAACGTGCAGCACGGCAACATGCGGGAGACCTACCGCTACCTGACCGACATCTTCACCACGCTGGTGGACCTCAACTGGCGCTGCTCGCTCTTCGTCTTCGTCATGGCCTACGCCGTCACGTGGCTCTTCTTCGGGGCCATCTGGTACCTCATCGCCTACTGCCG ggGCGATCTGGACCACCTGGGGGACGACACGTGGACGCCGTGCGTCAACAACGTCAACGGCTTCATCTcggccttcctcttctccatcgaGACCGAGACCACCATCGGCTACGGCCACCGCGTCATCACCGACCAGTGTCCAGTGGGcaccatgctgctgctgctgcaggccaTACTGGGATCAATGGTCAACGCCTTCATG GTCGGCTGCATGTTCGTGAAGATCTCGCAGCCCAACAAGCGGGCGGAGACGCTGGTGTTCTCCAAGCACGCCGTCATCTCCCTGCGGGACGACAAGCTGTGCCTGATGTTCAGGGTGGGCGACCTGCGGAGCTCGCACATCGTCGGGGCCAACATGAGGGCCAAGCTCATCAAGTCCAAACAGACGcaggagg GCGAGTTCATCCCTCTGGACCAGACGGACATCAGCGTGGGCTTCGAGACGGGCGACGATCGCCTCTTCCTGGTCTCGCCGCTGGTGATCTCCCACGAGATCGACTCGCAGTCGCCCTTCTGGGACATGTCGCAGGCCcagctggagaaggaggacTTCGAGATCGTGGTCATCCTGGAGGGCATGGTGGAGGCGACCG gcATGACGTGCCAGGCGAGGAGCTCCTACCTGGCCGAGGAGGTGATGTGGGGTCACAGGTTCAGCCCGATGATGCTGCTGGCGAAGGGCTTCTTCGACATCGACTACGGAGCCTTCCATCACACGTTCGAG GTGGACACGCCCCCCTGCTCGGCTCGAGAGCTCTCATTGGCTGCAGCCAGACTGGACGCTCACCTCTACTGGTCCATCTCCAGCAGGCTGGACGAGGAGCCCACCCTGACCAACCAGATGGCCGAGCAgccagacggaggaggaggaggaggaggaggaggaggaggagggccgaCCTTCGTCGTGGGCGAGATGACGGACATCCAGGAGCAGACGGGACTGGGCGAGCTGAACGGCGGCGTCGCCACCGACCTGTCCGAGTCAGAGGCCTAG